Within the Acuticoccus sediminis genome, the region GGCGCGGCAGGTAGACCGGCGGCTCGACGCCGGCGAGCCAGATGCGCCCGCCCGCATGGGTGAGGCGGTAGTCGAACTCGGCGTCCTCGTTGTGCGAGAAGCTCTCGTCGTAGCCGCCCAGCGCGAGGAAGCTGTCGATCCGCATCGCCGCGTGGTGGCCGTGGTCGACGTAGCCGGGCCCGGCGCCGACGCGGTGGGCCGAGTTGCCCGAGCCGAGGCGCGAATTCTGCGCCGCCGCGACCGCGCGCTGCATGCAGCCGAACCCCTCGGTGCGCATCGAGACCACAACCGAATCCGATCCCACCCGGGCGATCTCGGCGAGAAGCTCGGAGCAGAAGCGGGGCGGGTAGATGCAGTGCGCATCGACGCGGATGAAATGCTCCCGCCCCGCGCCGAACAAGCGCACCGCCGCGTTGACGCCCGCGCTCTGGATGCGCGCCGGGTTCTCCATCAGCTTCACCCGCGGGTCGACCTTGGCGCGGTCCATCACGATGGCGCGCGAGGCGTCGGTGCTGCCGCCGTCCGCCACCACGACGAGGTCCGACGGGCCGATGTCGGCGCGGATCTGGTCGAGGAGGCCGGGAAGGTGCGCCTCCTCGTTGAGGCACGGGATGACGATGAGCGCTCCGGTCATGCTGCCTCCGCACGGGCTGGGGACTGGCCGGCCTTCTCGCGTCCGGAGATGAGGTCGACGAGACGCCGGCACTCGGCCTCGTCCGCCACGAAGGCGGACCGGTCGACCCGCGCCACCGCCGCGGCCAACGCGGCGTAGCGTTCGGGGGTCATGCCGGCGACGAAATCGGCGAGCGCGGCGGACGGATCGCCCCGGAGGACATGGCCGATGCCGAGCTCCGTCAGGCGCGCGGCCGTCGCGGTGCCTTCGCGGGCGATCGGGACCGCACCGTGCGCACCACCCTCGTAGAGACGGTTGGGGAGCAGCCACTCGGAGTTGGCGCCCGCCTCGTAGTAGTCGATGCACCAGATGAAGTGGACGTTGCCGTAGAGGCGGGGGAGGTCCGCCATGGTGTAGGCGCCGCCGAATGCGATGCGCGGGCGCGCGGCGACGGTGGCGCCGAAGTCCGCGAACACCGCCGGCGACGGCTTGCCGTGGACCTCGATCTCGAGGGCGCCCTCTCCGGAGGCCGCGGCATCGGCGAGGATCTCGATGGACTGCTCGTCGCGCAGGGCGCCGAAGAGGCCGATGCGCCAGGGCGGACCCGCCGGCCGCGGCATCACGGTGCGCGGCGCGTCGATGAGCTTGTTCTCGACGAGGCTCACCGGACAGTCGAGGCGCGAGAGCGGGTCGAGGTAGGCATCCACGAAGGCCGGCGAGCTGACGATGACGCGCGACACGTCCGCGCCGAGCCGCCCCTCGACGGTGCGCAGCACCTGTCCCTTCCGCCCCAGGAGGAGGCGGTGGATGTCGAGCAGCTCGTAGGTCAGCGGCACGTCGCCGAGGTGGCGGCGGACGGCCGAGGCGACGGCGAGCGATTCCAGGTTGCGCGCCATCAGCGCGTCGACCGGGCCGAGCGCCTTTGAAATTTCTGCGTGTGCATACCTGCTCCGCAACACGCTGAGGGCGCGTGCGGCCAGCCTGCCGTCGGCGGTTCGGCCGAGTGAGATCGGGGCGATGCCCGCCACCTCAGCGGGTGGGGTCGGCGTGCGGTGGAAGCCCGCGAGGGCCACATCGGCGCCGCCACGCTGGAGCATGATCACGCGGCGGGCGACGGCCGCGTCCCCGAGGTCGTGAACAAAATAGCCTATACGCAAGGCAACGTCCTCGTTCGGTTCTCTTCAGCGCTACGGCGCATGCCCCGAGGCGTCTCCATCATTTGTTATTGAGCCGAACCCCCCGGGCCGCGCCAATGGCGGCTGGATCAATCCTGGGGCTTGCCGCGCGCAGCCGGGCCTTCGTCGCCCCGGCGCACCCGCCCCCCAGGCGACACCGGAGCGGCCGGATCGCCCGTCGGCACCGGGCTCCGCTTCGGCACCGAGGAGGCACTGTGGCAGACCAATCGGGGCCGGTGACGGCCCGTGAGAGCGTGGCGGTGATCGTCCCCGCCTACAATGCGGCCGCCACCATCGGCGCCGCCGTCGCCTCCGCCCTCGCCGAGCCCGAGGTGAGCGAGGTGGTCGTCGTCGACGACGCCTCGCAGGATCCGACGTCAGAGGCCGCTGCCGCAGCGGACGACGGGACCGGTCGCCTCGCGATCCACCGGCTGGCGGAGAACGGCGGCCCGGCCCGCGCCCGCAACGTCGCGCTGGAGCGGTCCGGCGCGCCGATCGTGGCGATCCTCGATTCCGACGATCGCATCATCCGCGGTCGCTTCCGCCGGCTCCTCGCCATGCCGCACTGGGATCTCATCGGCGACAACATGGTCTTCGTGTCCAGCGAGGTGGCGGCGGAGGAGGCGGCGGCGCGCTACGGCGCGAGCCCGCCGCGTCCCGTCCTGACCGGACTCGACCTTGCGACCTTCGCGCGCGGCAACGTCCCGAGGCAGGGCCACCGGCGCCGCGAGATGGGTTTCATCCACCCGCTGATGCGGCGCGATTTCCTCGACCGGCACGCGATCCGCTACAACGAGGCCATGCGGCTCGGCGAGGACTTCGAGCTCTATGCCCGCGCGCTGCTCTGCGACGCGCGGTTCGTCCTGTGCGCCGCGCCGGGCTACATCGCGGTGGAGCGCCCCGACTCGCTGAGCGCGCGGCACCGCGTGACCGACCTCGAGGCGTTTCTCGCCTGCCACGATCGCCTCGAGCGGATGCGGCCGCTGACCCGTGCCGAGGCCGACGCGCTCGCCCTCCACCGCCGCAGCGTGGCGGGGCGTTACGCCCTCCGCCGCGTCCTCGCCGACAAGTCCGACAAGGGCGTCGCCGCCGCGGCCGCGTGGCTCGCGATGCGTCCCCGCTCCTGGTCGCCGGTCGTCGCCGGGATCGCCCGCGACAAGCTGGCGGCGCTGAGGTCCGCCCCGGACGCCGCAGACACGCGCCCGACCACCCTCTTCGACATCCCGGCGCCCGATCCCGTCCCTGCCGCCCCTCGGACCGCGCGGGGCGACGTCCGCCTCGCAGGAGGAACGCAATGAACGAGCTGCCATCGAGCCTGCGCTTCGCCGACCGCCGCGGGGTCGACCCGTCCTACAACCAGCAGGGCACCGGCCAGGCCGAGGACTACATCGACCTGCGCGAACTGCTGCGGGCCTGCTTCCGCCAGGCCTGGGTCGTCGTCCTGTGCGTCATCGTGTTCGCGGGCCTCGCGATCGCCTACGCCTTCTCGCTCCAGCCGAAGTTCACCTCCTTCGCGACGGTGCTGCTCGACCAGGACCGCGCGGCGCTGGTGGAGCTGATCTCCGAGCAGCAGACCGAGGCGCTGCGCGACGGCATCGTCCAGAGCGAGCTCGAGATCCTGAAGAGCCAGGAGCTGGCGCTGCGGGTGGTCGACAACCTGCACCTCGTCGACCGGCCCGACATCCTCGACACCACCGCCTCGCCGGTGGCGGCGACCATCGGCGCGGTGAAGAACGGCCTCGGCGGCCTCGTGAAGAGCTTCGCCGGCGGGGACCCCGACGCTCCGGTGGCCGCGCAGGCGGAGGCCGACCAGCTCGCCGCCATGAAGGAGAAGCTGGCGCTGAGGTTGCGCGGTATGCTGACCGCCGAGCGGATGGGGCGCAGCTATGTGCTGGGCCTGTCGGTCGAGGCGACGTCGCCCGAGCTCGCGCAGGAGATCGCCAAGGGCTTCGTCGATTCCTACCTCGAGTTCGGGCGCGCCGGCGACGCGGCGGCGCTCGACAGCGCGGTCGCCTGGCTGCGGCAGCGGACCGACGATCTCCGCCAGGCCGCGACCGACGCCGGGCGCGAGCTGGAGCAGTACCGGATCGACAACGGTCTGGTGAGCGTCGGCACCCGCCTCCTCTCCGAGCAGGAGGTGTCCGAGCTGATGAGCCAGCTCATCCTCGCCGAGGCGGAGGCGTCTGCCGCCCGCGCCGTGGCGGCGCACGGGCGCGACGCGGTCGCCGCGGGGCCGGAGGCGGCGCTCGCCAACCTCGCCTCGCTGCCGAGCTCGGCGCCCGACGAGGCGATCGAGCAGCTCCGCTCCGAGTTCCTGTCGCTCAGCCGCGAGCGCAGCCGCGTCGCCGAGCGCTTTGGCGCCGAGCATGCCGAGGTGGTCGCCATCGACCAGCGGCTTCAGTCCCTCGAGGGGCTGCTGTTCGACGAGGTGAAGCGCCGCGCGACGCAGGCCGAGAACAACGCCGACGTCCAGACGCGCCGCGTCGCCGCGCTGCGCGAGGGCCTCGACAGCGCCACGAAGAACGCCTCCGCCGACACCGGCGCGCAGTATGAGCTGATGCAGCTGCAGGAGACGGCCGAGAGCTACAAGACGCTCTACCAGTCGGCGCTGACGCGGCTCGAGCGCACGGTGAACCAGCTCTCGCTGCCGATCGTCGACGCGCGCGTCCTCACCGCGCCGGACATGCCGAGCGGGGCGAGCAGCCCGCAGAAGGCGAAGTACGCCGCCATCGGCATCGTCCTGGGCGGCTTCCTGGGGGCGCTGATCGGTCTCGTGCGGGAGCTGACGCGCAGCGCGCTGAAGACCAGCGGCGACGTGCGCCGCGCGCTCGGGCTGCCGGTGCTGGCGTCGGTGCGCCGCAAGCGCCTCGCCGGCTGGCGCCTCCCGCTCACCGGGCCGCGCCGCGACCGCGCGCTGATGAACGGCCTGCGCTCCATGAAGGTCGCGGTGGACGGGCACACGCGCCGGTCGGGACTGCGGACCGTCGCCTTCATCTCGGCGCGGCCGGGGGAGGAGCGCGAGCGGCTCGCCTACGAGTTCGCCGAGATGCTGGCCGAGCACGGCATCTCCTGCCTGCTCCTCGACGTCGCGCAGAACATCCGGCGTCCGCAGCACGGGCACAACCTCGTCGATATCCTCGACGGGGACGCGGTGCCGAGCTTCGGCGAGCTGACCGTCGCGCCCGCACTGGCGCTGGCGCACCTGCCGGGCGGGCCGGCCGATTCACGCGATCCCGGCGAGACGGCGATGTTCGCCGGCAGCGAGCGGATGGCGGAGGTCATCGCCGCCGTGAGCCAGCAGGCGCAGTACATCGTCCTCGACCTGCCGGCCGCCAGCGAGGGGGCCTGTGCGCGGGCCTTCGCCGAGTATGCGCAGACGGCCATCCTCGTGCATCGCACGGGCCGTGCGAGCGACCGCGAGGTCCAGGCGCTGGCGATGACGCCGGACTGGGACGAGAAGCTCTGCGGTGCGGTCCTGGTCGAGAGCTGATCGGCTGTGGCGCCCGGTACCGGGCGCTGCGCCGTTCCAGAGAGGCGACGGAGGTCAGCCGGCCGGCGTGTGCGACGCGCCGGCCGGCGCGCGTTCGGGGGCGGATGAGACTGAAGGGTATGCCGGTTGCAGAAGCGAACTCGCGAGTTCGCTTATTTGATTTTTGATCCCACAGGATAAAAATCTTGCCCCTGCGGGGCCACTTTGAATTTTTGCTGAATACATTCCGTCGCACTGGAGCGCGGAGCGCAACCGTCAAGGTCGTCGCACCGCGGCAAATACAACAAAAAAGAGTTGCGATTCGCGCATAGCACGAATGTCGAAACGCGGTTTACCCGTCAACGCGCTGTCATGAACTCGGCAGGAGACGGCGGAAATCCGCGCCACTTGGCTTATAATATGATCATTCGCCCAAGTCTGACCGCATTTGTGGGCCGGAAAGGGGGAACTGCAATATTCCCGCCTGATTCAGAGGGTTGTCACCCTCTTTGTGCCCGAAACTGAAATTAGCAAATGATAATGAGTGCTCCCGGAGCAACACCGTTTACTCGCTCGCATGAAGCCGCTCGGCGTCATTTCGAGTGGTGAGCAGTGCCAATGCGGGAACAACAATGGGTGGTGTTTTGAACTCGACCGTCCTCTCCGCGGGTGTGAATCGAAAGAGCGCGAAACCGTGGGGAACCCGAACGACCAAGGCTAGGTATGCGGCCCTAGGTCATGCGGACAGCGGGCGGTCCAACCCGTTGAGCCGAGGGGCGAAACGGATGCTCGACGTGGCGATCGCCGCCTCGGGACTGGTGGCATGTGCGCCGCTCGTCGCCGGGGCCGCCATCGCCACCAAGGTGCTCGATCCGGGCCCGGTGTTCTTCGCGCACGAGCGCGTGGGCCGGGACGGGCGCCGCTTCCGCTGCCTGAAGCTGCGGAGCATGTCGGTGAACGGCGAGGGGATCCTCGCCGAGCACCTCGCAAACGACCAGGAGGCCGCCGCCGAATGGGCCGAGACGCAGAAGCTCAGGGACGATCCGCGGGTCAGCCGCTGGGGCCGCTTCCTGCGCAAGACGAGCATCGATGAGCTGCCGCAGCTCTTCAACGTGCTGCGCGGCGACATGAGCATCGTCGGACCCCGCCCGGTTACCGAGGCGGAGCTCGACCGGTACCGCAACCAGCGGCGGGCCTACCTCTCGGTCCGCCCCGGACTGACGGGCCCGTGGCAGGTGTCCGGACGGTCCAGCATCGGCTTCCAGCGCCGGGTGGCGCTCGATACGCACTACGTCAAAACGTGGTCGTTAATGAAGGACATACGCCTTATGGCGCAGACCATCCCCGCCGTCCTGGGAAGCCGAGGAAGCTACTGATGAACGTCCTCCGCGCTACGGCCATCGCAGTTGTCCTGACCCTTAGCGCGGCGGCCCATGCGGCGGCCGAAACCTCCGCCGACGTCGTCAGCCCGCTCGACAAGCTTGCGCTCGACGTCGCCGCGTGGTCGACCCAGACGCGCGCCCTGACCCCTCTCCCGTTCATGACGGGAGAGTTCAGCGTCGAGGCGAACGGGTCGGTGAGCTTCCCCGTCATCGGCCGGCTTCAGGTCGAAGGGCAGTCGCTCAGCGACCTGTCCGCCGAGATGACGGCGGCCCTCCAGGACCGTCTCGGCATCGTCGACGAGATCTTCGTCTCGCTGAAGATCGCCGAGCACGCGCCCTTCTTCGTGGTCGGCGCCGTCGAGGCGCCCGGCGCCTTCGAGTACCGGCCCGGCATGACCGCGATCCAGGCGGTCGCGGTCGCGGGGGGCGTGCGGCGCTCCCAGTCCATCTTCTCGCGCGCGGACCGCGACGCGGCGCGCGCGCTGGGCGACCACCGCCTGCTCGAGCTGGAGCGGATGAAGACCATCGCGGCGATCGCCCGCCTCGAGGCCGAGCGGGCCGGCAAGTCGGAGATCGACGTGCCGGGTGAACTCGCCGGCGACCCGATGGCCGCCGCCTACCTCGACGTCGAACGCGAGGTGATGCGCGCCCGCCAGGACGAGCACGCGGCGGCGCTCAAGTCGATCGAGGAGCTGAAGTCCCTGGTCTCGGCGCGGATCGAGACGATGGGCAAGGAATCGGAGATGCGCCAGAAGGTCGTCGAAGCGACGCGCGAGGAGCTGGAGACCATGCGCGGCCTCGTCGACCGGGGCCTTGCCCAGACGTCACGCGCCAACAGCACCGAGCGGCAGCTCGCCGACTCGGAAGCGCGTCTCCTGGAACTCGAGACCGCCGTTCTGACGGCACAACAACAGCTGAACGAGGCCGAGCGCGACGAGGTGGAGCTGAAAGGCGACCGCCGCGTCACGATCGTCTCGGAGCTGCAGGACGAGCGCACCGAACTGGGGCGCATCGAAGTGAAGTTGCGGACCGCCGAATCGCTGTTCTCCGAGGCAGCGCGTTTCGGCTCGACGGTCGCCGAACTTTCTTCCGAGGAGAAGGATCGATCGGTCTCTCTGGTCGTTTCCCGCAAGGGCCGCGACGGGGATGCCGAGCGCACCTTTGTCGCTTCGTCCGCGACCGTGTTGCGGCCCGGAGACGTGTTGGAAGTTCGAGCACCGGACGTGGATGGCGCGGGTGCGGGGTTCGACACGAGCCCGTCGCTCCCGAGAGCCGAGGCCGACACGACAGCCCTCAACTGAAGGTCTTCGCTGCGAGACGGTCGCACTCCGGCCATCTTCGTCCTGCAATGGAGTGAGGTGATGATGAGAGTACTGGTCACCGGCGGCGCCGGGTACATTGGCAGCCACTGCTGCAAGGCGCTTGCTTCGGCCGGATTTGAACCCGTGGTGTACGACAACCTCTCCACGGGGCACCGTCACTTCTGCAAATGGGGGCCGCTCGTCCCGGGGGACATCCGCGACGCCGACACGCTGTCGCGGACGTTCGAGGCGATGCGCCCGGTGGCCGTGATCCACCTCGCCGCGCAGTCGATCGTGACCCGGTCCAACGAGGACCCGCAGGAGACGTTCGACGTCAACGTGGCGGGCACGCTGAACCTGCTCGACGTGATGAAGCGCTACGGCACCGACCGTATCGTGTTCTCGTCGACCTGCGCGATCTACGGCAACGTCGAGAGCCAGACGATCGACGAGGCCTGCCGCAACAACCCGATCAATCCGTACGGGTCGTCCAAGGCGATGGTCGAGGCGATCCTGGAATCCTACGAGGCGGCGTACGGGTTACGTTCAGTTCGCCTCCGCTACTTCAACGCGGCCGGCGCCGACGAGAAGGCGGCGGTCGGCGAATGGCACGAGCCGGAAACCCATCTCATTCCGATCGT harbors:
- a CDS encoding glycosyl transferase family 1: MRIGYFVHDLGDAAVARRVIMLQRGGADVALAGFHRTPTPPAEVAGIAPISLGRTADGRLAARALSVLRSRYAHAEISKALGPVDALMARNLESLAVASAVRRHLGDVPLTYELLDIHRLLLGRKGQVLRTVEGRLGADVSRVIVSSPAFVDAYLDPLSRLDCPVSLVENKLIDAPRTVMPRPAGPPWRIGLFGALRDEQSIEILADAAASGEGALEIEVHGKPSPAVFADFGATVAARPRIAFGGAYTMADLPRLYGNVHFIWCIDYYEAGANSEWLLPNRLYEGGAHGAVPIAREGTATAARLTELGIGHVLRGDPSAALADFVAGMTPERYAALAAAVARVDRSAFVADEAECRRLVDLISGREKAGQSPARAEAA
- a CDS encoding glycosyltransferase family 2 protein, producing the protein MADQSGPVTARESVAVIVPAYNAAATIGAAVASALAEPEVSEVVVVDDASQDPTSEAAAAADDGTGRLAIHRLAENGGPARARNVALERSGAPIVAILDSDDRIIRGRFRRLLAMPHWDLIGDNMVFVSSEVAAEEAAARYGASPPRPVLTGLDLATFARGNVPRQGHRRREMGFIHPLMRRDFLDRHAIRYNEAMRLGEDFELYARALLCDARFVLCAAPGYIAVERPDSLSARHRVTDLEAFLACHDRLERMRPLTRAEADALALHRRSVAGRYALRRVLADKSDKGVAAAAAWLAMRPRSWSPVVAGIARDKLAALRSAPDAADTRPTTLFDIPAPDPVPAAPRTARGDVRLAGGTQ
- a CDS encoding GumC family protein; translated protein: MNELPSSLRFADRRGVDPSYNQQGTGQAEDYIDLRELLRACFRQAWVVVLCVIVFAGLAIAYAFSLQPKFTSFATVLLDQDRAALVELISEQQTEALRDGIVQSELEILKSQELALRVVDNLHLVDRPDILDTTASPVAATIGAVKNGLGGLVKSFAGGDPDAPVAAQAEADQLAAMKEKLALRLRGMLTAERMGRSYVLGLSVEATSPELAQEIAKGFVDSYLEFGRAGDAAALDSAVAWLRQRTDDLRQAATDAGRELEQYRIDNGLVSVGTRLLSEQEVSELMSQLILAEAEASAARAVAAHGRDAVAAGPEAALANLASLPSSAPDEAIEQLRSEFLSLSRERSRVAERFGAEHAEVVAIDQRLQSLEGLLFDEVKRRATQAENNADVQTRRVAALREGLDSATKNASADTGAQYELMQLQETAESYKTLYQSALTRLERTVNQLSLPIVDARVLTAPDMPSGASSPQKAKYAAIGIVLGGFLGALIGLVRELTRSALKTSGDVRRALGLPVLASVRRKRLAGWRLPLTGPRRDRALMNGLRSMKVAVDGHTRRSGLRTVAFISARPGEERERLAYEFAEMLAEHGISCLLLDVAQNIRRPQHGHNLVDILDGDAVPSFGELTVAPALALAHLPGGPADSRDPGETAMFAGSERMAEVIAAVSQQAQYIVLDLPAASEGACARAFAEYAQTAILVHRTGRASDREVQALAMTPDWDEKLCGAVLVES
- a CDS encoding sugar transferase gives rise to the protein MLDVAIAASGLVACAPLVAGAAIATKVLDPGPVFFAHERVGRDGRRFRCLKLRSMSVNGEGILAEHLANDQEAAAEWAETQKLRDDPRVSRWGRFLRKTSIDELPQLFNVLRGDMSIVGPRPVTEAELDRYRNQRRAYLSVRPGLTGPWQVSGRSSIGFQRRVALDTHYVKTWSLMKDIRLMAQTIPAVLGSRGSY
- a CDS encoding polysaccharide biosynthesis/export family protein, translating into MNVLRATAIAVVLTLSAAAHAAAETSADVVSPLDKLALDVAAWSTQTRALTPLPFMTGEFSVEANGSVSFPVIGRLQVEGQSLSDLSAEMTAALQDRLGIVDEIFVSLKIAEHAPFFVVGAVEAPGAFEYRPGMTAIQAVAVAGGVRRSQSIFSRADRDAARALGDHRLLELERMKTIAAIARLEAERAGKSEIDVPGELAGDPMAAAYLDVEREVMRARQDEHAAALKSIEELKSLVSARIETMGKESEMRQKVVEATREELETMRGLVDRGLAQTSRANSTERQLADSEARLLELETAVLTAQQQLNEAERDEVELKGDRRVTIVSELQDERTELGRIEVKLRTAESLFSEAARFGSTVAELSSEEKDRSVSLVVSRKGRDGDAERTFVASSATVLRPGDVLEVRAPDVDGAGAGFDTSPSLPRAEADTTALN
- the galE gene encoding UDP-glucose 4-epimerase GalE translates to MMRVLVTGGAGYIGSHCCKALASAGFEPVVYDNLSTGHRHFCKWGPLVPGDIRDADTLSRTFEAMRPVAVIHLAAQSIVTRSNEDPQETFDVNVAGTLNLLDVMKRYGTDRIVFSSTCAIYGNVESQTIDEACRNNPINPYGSSKAMVEAILESYEAAYGLRSVRLRYFNAAGADEKAAVGEWHEPETHLIPIVLDVAMGLRPALQINGNDYDTADGTAIRDYIHVEDLASAHVSALTYLLEGAPGATVNVGTGAGHSVSEIVQVVSRLTRRPVPTLHGPRRPGDPPRLVANARRAGQLLHWQPRKDIDAMIRDAWRWHQDLRKADGVQSLTA